The region TAATTTTTTATCTGTATCTaatataaaatgtaattaaataattaaatcaagCATTGTTACTGTGGTAAATATACAGAAACAAGGTCAGAGGCCTCCTAACAGCTTATTTTCTCATCTAGCAGTCTCACTTAATCACCTTAACTAAATTAGTTTGAAATTAGCCCTCTTTCAaactcctctccatctctcccctcttATCCTCCCCCTTTTTTCTCCCCAGTCGTTTTCACAGCTTTGTGGATTAGACGGATTACACGTCTGAAactctgtttttgttgcttctTCGTTCTGTGGTCTCTCCCCTACTGTCCCTCCATCTTGTGGGGTGTTAATCCCAGGTTGCACCCTGTCTCGTGCCGTCTTTGTACTTGTTATTTACTTCACAGAGCCACCGGCTCGTGAGATGGAATACTCCAATTTATGTAAAATCTGAGGAAGCTAACACGGTTTACACAATCTGTTGGTAACCTGCATGTGTCAGGAGATATTGAGATGTCAGATGACTGCACGTTTGgtatagagaaaaaaaaatgtactaAAATTAATTTAGCCAACATGTTATGTGAGATTTAGGGGGCAAAACTGTATATATTTTCTTAACTTTCTTGATCCAGGATAATTTTTTACAATGGCAGGAATCATACAGCTAACAAGGTAAATGTAGTAAAAACATCTTAAACATGTTATTTCACCACACTTCACCGCTGTAGTAAAGTGACCTAAATAGAACTGATTTCTGGCAGCCGTCATCATTTGTAGATGCAAAACATTTCAGATAAGACTGAATGGACAACAGATGAAATGGCGTCATTCACAAGAGTCTTTAACAATCTTTGGATTCAAAAAGCGACATCAATAGTAAAAATAGTTCAGAAACTCTTGAAAAGAGAAGCGTTTTCTCTCGTAGGCGAACATTTAAAGAAGAGGAACAGTTAAACGACGCAGAAAGACGTCGTTTAAGCCACCGCTCCGCGCACGAGCccttgatgatgtcatttccggCTTCAAGTTCGCGCGGGTTGTACAAACGCGCGAGAGCTTTCAgaaagtttcactttcactctgAAACCGTGGTTCTCCCGTCGAGCCGCCCAGAAGCGTTATAACAAGGAAAAACAGCCGAAGGGCGAGTCGAGCCGAAGACATGGCCTTTAATTACCCGAATGCGAGAAGAGATGAGACGAAGGTCAGTTTTAGAAGCTGCTGTTCGCTGTCGTTGGTAAATTCAGCTGGTCAAGCAAGAAaagcgagagagcgagagcagGAAGTGGTGGGGGGAGGCCGTGCACAACGGCGAACAGACCACAACTATTAAATCCATTCACGTCGGGAAAAGTAAACCGAATGTATTTTTTATGCTTCATCGCCTCATTTCACAGAAACGGACGGCGTTCCGGGTGAACATTCGAACACAATGAAATGTGCTGATTCACAGTTGCTGATTTTCCCGTCACAGCCTCGGTCCTTGAACGCATcttcagagaaataaaaatcgTAACCTCAACTTTTATtagtttactttttttttagctttctaCCAAAGTGCTTCAGAATCTTTACAGTCGAACTATTTGCCGTTTATTATAGACGTCTGAAGTATCACATCCGGGAAACCTGCTTAAAATAGTGAAGGAGGAATCTGCAAACTGTTTAGATTTCATTATATCAGCTACTTTAATGAACCCAACTAGTTCTTTCCACTGTACTTGATGCCAATTTAGGATTTGTGCTCCACAGAAGTCATAATAGATATGTAGACCTGTAGAGGTTCACAAGATGCAGCTTATAAATACTGATTTAAGATGAAGTGTAAACTAAAGGAAGTAATACGTTTTGAATGACGAATGtcgtgtgtgtgctgtggtATAGGTGGCTgattaccatggaaacaagaTCAGCGATCCATACGAGTGGTTGGAAGACCCCGACAGTGCAGAAACAATGGTATGGTTTGTGAATCAATTTTCAATCACTTCCAATAAAATGGGACTGTGACAAGACTGTAGCGCACGACTTTAGTCAAAACagcagtgaaaaaaaaaaccagtgAAAATTAACAGTGAAACTTTTATAATGGAAAGTATATGTGAATAATTACACAAATTAGCTGAATGTGGGAGAAAGCCACTACAACAGGTACGGTAAGAGCGTGGTTGTTACCCACAAGTGCTCTACGAACAATCAGATAATCACATCAGTGAGTGTGAAACTTCCCAAGTCAGCCAGTTGCTACCCTTGTGGTATCAGGAGTACATTAATGTATTTTTCTGTTGCTAAAGTGTATTTGAGGATCTTCTAATCAACCTTTTTCCTCATTGAAGGCTTTTGTGGAGGAGCAGAACAAACTGACCATGCCGTTCCTGGAGCAGTGTGCTGTCCGCGATCGCTTCCGCCAGCGTCTGACCGAGCTCTATGACTACCCTAAATATAGCTGCCCCTACAAACGAGGGAACAGGTACGATCAAGCTGCATCTTCTCCTAACCAAAACTGTGGGTCTGGGCTAAAGTGTTGGTTTTGACTTGCAGGTATTTCTACTTTCATAATGAAGGTCTTCAGAACCAGGATGTGTTGTATGTCCAAGACGCCCTGGATGCCCCAGCCTCTGTATTTTTTGACCCAAACAAGCTCTCTGAAGATGGCACCGTGGCGCTGAAGAGTGAGCTCAGCTGCTAAGTATAAATATCTCTACAGCACCTACAGAAAAACATGcacgtgctctctctctcctctttcagtGGGCCGGCTGTCAGAGGAGTGTGAATATTTTGCGTATGGGCTGAGCAGCAGTGGTTCTGACTGGGTAACCATCCATTTCATCAAGGCTGATGACCTGACCAAGCTGCCCGACAAACTGGAGAGGGTTAAATTCAGCTGCTTAGCCTGGACGCATGACGCCAAGGGCATCTTTTACAACAGCTACCCACGGCAGGAAGGCAAAACCGACGGTGATTCTTTATTGTTATACGCTGAATGTTGTGACACATGATAATTATCTTTAGTGATCGGCGGCGACCATAAGGCCAAAGGGATTAAACCACAGCTGGAAAAATCCAACCGAGAATGAAAACGTGTACTTTGCAGGTACCGAGACCACGGCCAACATCAACCAGAAGCTCTACTATCACGTCATCGGCACCCAGCAGTCAGAGGACGTTCTGGTTGCAGAGTTTCCTGAACATCCCAAATGGCACAGTTCAGTTACCGTAGGTGCTCCTGGTCATTTATGGTTAAAAGCGGGATCCGGTCTTCGAAGTTCCGATGgaagtgttttgttgtttacatgtttattcattttttggGGTGTGGGAATAGTGTCACGTGTCCTTCAACAATAGTAACAAAAAGTTAGATGcgcttttgtcttttcttccatCCAGCTGTCAGATGATGGCAGATATGCTGTTCTGTCCATCACCGAAGGCTGTGAACCTGTTAACCAGCTCTGGTACTgcgacctgcagctgctcccagaTGGAATCACGGGTTTGTATCCATTTGATTCCATCGAGGCCTTAAGAAATAGGCCAGTTGTTCCAGCGTGTGAATATTTGCTGGGTGGGTTTTAAAGTTTATGCTGAATTTTCAGCTGTTGAGAGCCTTTGAAGTGTGAGTGAGCTGGGAATATTGACCAGGTTCAGCCGTAAAGCGTCCGCAGCCTTTCTCGATCCCGTCACCAGCATCTAAAGTGCAGGGGTTTTGATCCCCATATTGATTTCAGCCATCTTGTCCTCTAGGTCCGCTGCCGTGGGTCAAACTTGTAGACAACTTTGAGGCCCAGTACTCCTACATCACCAATGAGGGAACGTTGTTCACGTTCCACTCCAACCTGGATGCTCCTCGCTATCGGCTCATCAACATCGACATCCAGAGACCGGAGCGGCAGCATTGGACCACCATCATTCCACAGCATGAGAAGGACGTCATGAGTGAGCACAAACGCGTTGCTATGACTACTGTTCTGCGCCATGTCAAAACTCAGCCAAACTTTACATAAATTGCCAACACATGGATTCACACTTCCACAATTGCGAACATGTAGTCttgcaaaaacaacacacaaaataTGTGAAAATAGACCAAGGTTTCGATCCCACCACAATGACCAGGAAGTTGTTTGTCTGTGACTGCAGAGGTTCGTCAAAGGAAACTCAAACTTGGATCACAAGCACGTTTTTTGCCATGGTTATGACTCACTGAAGTTATGGAAGAGTGGAAACCCAGAGATACGTGAGATGTGCAACACCATTGTGAACGTACAGGTCAAGCTCAAGAAAATGTGGtcagacactggtttattcATGCATTCATCTGAGTTTAAACACCCAAATGCTTGGGAACAATAGTGTATTccaatattattattagatAATTTAGTGTCAGACCCAGAATGATTCACTGAGTGTGAATAAAATCATCATCATTCAGTTCACTTTTACTTATATAGCCTCTGTTACAGTCAAGATTGTCTGTAGGCACTTTAAAGAAGCCCAGAGCTTGATGGTGGAAAAAGGACAGAGAGCAGTAATTTTGCAGAGGATTCTGAGTGGTTCAGTAAGGCCATTTAGCAGATCAGTGGCGGGGGGGCACTGAGGgaataaatgtttgtttcctgCTTAAAAGCCACAGAATAATATGACCCACATTATGCacaattattataattaataatgtTACTTCTGTAGTGTTCACAATTGAGCTAGTGCCATTTTGTCCTCACCCTGTCGGCCCCGGGGTGTTTACCATTATGGAATTCATGTAAAGTTTGACAGTAAGTGTTCAACAGTCAGAGAAGCTCCCATTGACGTTCATGTTTTATGaaccacagcgccccctgctggcctccGCTGCCCTATTGTGGAGTGTGTGTAGTTCATGTATTTCCTGTCCATCGTATTTGACACCCAATAACAGAAACAACTATCATGTTCATgttattttacttcttttttatGTGTCTTTAGCTCAGTAGAggctgatttttctgtttttgctatttatttatttttgtctaaCAAATTAGCTCCGCTGCGTTTGGAAGACATTTCGCATGCACTACttaacatttttaatcaaaGGTCAAGGTTTTGGAAAATGATTTAATAAGTCAGATTTTAAGAATTCATTTGTTAACGCCAGACAATTTCACACATTTAGCAGAATAAGATGATAAAGCGCTGACATTTTCTCCCCCAAAGGTCAACTTTACTGTGATATACCGCAACTTACGCTCCATTACTGCCGAACACTGTGcccatttttcacatttaatcAGGCAGCGCAGTGGTGACATTAGTTTTGGGACGGGCACATGCACGAGCGTGTCTATAAAGTATTGATTGTCATGTTTTCTTTAACAAATAAGTTAACTCATAACTGTTTGGTGACAGGGACACAATTATAACTGTTTTAGGAGTCTTGAGAGACATTATTGTGACCTGCAGCTTGAGTAGTCCTCAGGTGCAACCAGAATAGTGAAGAGTTTTCTGTCTATCTGTAGGTTTTGCCTCCTGCGTGAACCAGCGCTACCTGCTGGTCAATTATCTCCACGACGTCAAGGACATTCTGCAGGTTTACGAGTTGTCCACAGGCCAGCTGGTCAGGAACCTTCCGCTCAAAGTTGGCACGGTGTGTGGTGTGAGCTGCAAGAAGAAACATTCAGAGTTCTTCTACAAGTTCACCTCCTTCACAACACCAGGTAGAAATCCTTCTGATTTTTGTGTTGGATCTAGAAATCAGTAATCAGTAAGTAAGGAGCAGCACTGGGTGGCTAGTTTGGACCCGGCCAAATAGTGCGACACCATTATTGCTGTAGCAGAACATGTTTGGAGTTTGTTGAAATCTGGCGTTCCATTTTGTCTGAATATCATCCGTCCGCTCTGAATGGGAccgctctgctctgtcctgctcagctATCATTTATCACTGTGACCTGAGCGAGCTCAACCCAGAGCCCAAAGTCTtcagggaggtggaggtgaaaggCATCAAGCAGGAGGATTTCCAAACCAACCAGGTGATCACTCCCTAATTTCCGGATGCTTCTCTCCTTTTCCGATATGCTGTCATATCATGATGCAAAGTTCCCAGAATCCCTTTCACTGGGAACCAGGGAGTCGAACATGACGTATATAAACGG is a window of Takifugu flavidus isolate HTHZ2018 chromosome 21, ASM371156v2, whole genome shotgun sequence DNA encoding:
- the LOC130517949 gene encoding prolyl endopeptidase-like, coding for MAFNYPNARRDETKVADYHGNKISDPYEWLEDPDSAETMAFVEEQNKLTMPFLEQCAVRDRFRQRLTELYDYPKYSCPYKRGNRYFYFHNEGLQNQDVLYVQDALDAPASVFFDPNKLSEDGTVALKMGRLSEECEYFAYGLSSSGSDWVTIHFIKADDLTKLPDKLERVKFSCLAWTHDAKGIFYNSYPRQEGKTDGTETTANINQKLYYHVIGTQQSEDVLVAEFPEHPKWHSSVTLSDDGRYAVLSITEGCEPVNQLWYCDLQLLPDGITGPLPWVKLVDNFEAQYSYITNEGTLFTFHSNLDAPRYRLINIDIQRPERQHWTTIIPQHEKDVMSFASCVNQRYLLVNYLHDVKDILQVYELSTGQLVRNLPLKVGTVCGVSCKKKHSEFFYKFTSFTTPAIIYHCDLSELNPEPKVFREVEVKGIKQEDFQTNQVFYSSKDGTKIPMFLVHSQCLKKDGTHPVFLYGYGGFEASIQPYYNVAYLLFVRHLGGILAVANIRGGGEYGLTWHKGGTLGNKQNCFDDFQCAAEYLIQENYTVASRIAVNGASNGGLLVAACVNQRPDLFGCAVAEVGVMDMLKFHKFTIGHAWTTDYGCSDNPEQFEWLIKYSPLHNLPPPPYSGPPYPAVLLLTADHDDRVVPLHTLKYCAALQHGVGGSPEQRQPLMVRVDTRSGHGAGKPTSKVILEDTDIFSFIAETLGLSWRD